A window of the Cucurbita pepo subsp. pepo cultivar mu-cu-16 chromosome LG01, ASM280686v2, whole genome shotgun sequence genome harbors these coding sequences:
- the LOC111799882 gene encoding beta-glucuronosyltransferase GlcAT14B-like has translation MGAEKKWLFTLFSAVFLSLLLLLFSSISAFSSPRSIPSIVHHGPPYPPAFAYYISGGRGDKDRIFRLLLAVYHPRNRYLLHLAADASNDERLQLAVAVKSVPAIRAFENVDVVGKPDRISYMGSSNIATILHAAAILLKIDSGWDWFITLSATDYPLISQDDLSHVFSSIRRDLNFIDHTSDLGWKEGQRIQPIVVDPGLYLARRTQIFHATERRPTPDAFKIFTGSPWFILSRPFLEYCVLGWDNLPRMLLMYFNNIVLSQEGYFHSVICNSNEFKNTTVNSNLRFMMWDDPPKMEPLFFNASNFDVMAESGAAFARKFHKDDTVLDMVDKKLLERGRNQLTPGAWCSGRRNWWMDPCSQWSDVNILKCGSQAKKFEESVKNLLNDWNAQPNQCQ, from the exons ATGGGTGCTGAGAAGAAATGGCTTTTCACTCTCTTCTCCGCCGTGttcctttctcttctccttctcttattctcttccatttctgcATTCAGTTCTCCGCGATCCATTCCCTCAATAGTCCACCATGGACCTCCATATCCTCCAGCGTTTGCCTATTATATTTCCGGTGGTCGCGGCGACAAGGACCGAATCTTCAGGCTGTTGCTTGCCGTCTACCACCCTAGAAACCGGTACCTTCTGCATCTCGCGGCGGATGCTTCCAATGACGAGCGGCTGCAGCTTGCTGTGGCAGTTAAGTCGGTGCCAGCGATTCGTGCCTTCGAGAATGTTGATGTTGTTGGAAAGCCTGATCGAATCTCCTACATGGGGTCGTCTAACATTGCCACGATTCTTCATGCTGCGGCGATTCTTCTCAAAATTGACAGTGGTTGGGACTGGTTTATCACTTTGAGTGCAACGGATTACCCGCTAATCAGTCAGGATG ATCTGTCACACGTGTTTTCGTCTATTAGAagagatctcaatttcataGATCATACGAGCGACCTTGGGTGGAAAGA AGGTCAGAGGATCCAGCCAATTGTGGTTGATCCAGGGTTATATTTGGCAAGGAGAACTCAAATATTTCATGCCACCGAGAGGCGACCGACACCTGAtgctttcaaaatatttacag GTTCCCCTTGGTTCATCCTAAGTCGACCGTTTCTCGAATATTGTGTTCTTGGATGGGATAACCTTCCTCGGATGCTTCTTATGTATTTTAACAACATTGTGTTATCACAAGAAGGATACTTTCACTCTGTCATTTGCAATTCAAATGAGTTCAAGAACACAACTGTCAATAGTAATCTAAGATTTATGATGTGGGATGATCCTCCAAAGATGGAACCCCTTTTCTTCAATGCATCAAACTTCGATGTCATGGCTGAAAGTGGAGCTGCCTTTGCCCGAAAGTTTCATAAAGATGACACCGTGCTGGACATGGTCGATAAAAAACTCTTGGAGCGGGGACGCAACCAACTTACTCCTGGAGCATGGTGCTCGGGTCGGAGGAACTGGTGGATGGATCCTTGCTCTCAATGGAGTGATGTCAATATCTTGAAATGTGGATCTCAAGCTAAGAAGTTTGAAGAGTCTGTGAAGAACCTTCTGAACGACTGGAACGCCCAACCGAATCAATGCCAATGA
- the LOC111799871 gene encoding pentatricopeptide repeat-containing protein At1g71060, mitochondrial, translating into MGFRQFLSSLRGLSRRISSFHSLPSSSYTCSSRSVSRSPAITRNQTPICTSSRCNDHSTGVIPNRSYASHHFSDHGTEHSKQDSDADEISIMASAEIAQDAEKICKLLTKNPSSCIESLLDGASIEVSPALVVEVLKKMSNAGLLALSFFRWAEKQKGFKHTTESYNSLIESLGKIKQFNVIWNLVNDMKRKGILSRETFALISRRYARARKVKEAIEAFEKMEKFGFQLGISDFNRLIDTLSKSRNVGHAQEVFDKMKHRRFKPDIKSYTILLEGWGQEQNLLRLNEVYREMRDDGFEPDVVTFGIVINAHCKAKKYDEAIQLFHTMKSKNVKPSPHVFCTLINGLGSEKRLNEALEFFKQSKSSGYAPEAPTYNAVVGAYCWSMKMADAYRTVNDMKKLGIGPNSRTYDIILHHLIKAGRSKEAYSVFERMSREPGCEPALSTYEIMVRMLCNKERVDMAIRIWDQMKARGVLPGMHMFSTLINSLCHENKLECACKYFEEMLDLGIRPPATMFSNLKQALLDEGRQDTALLLVEKLDRLRKAPLHG; encoded by the coding sequence ATGGGTTTTCGTCAATTCCTCAGTTCGCTTCGTGGATTATCTCGAAGAATAAGTTCTTTCCACTCGCTACCATCATCTTCTTACACTTGTTCATCCAGATCAGTTTCTCGTTCACCAGCAATTACCAGAAACCAAACCCCAATCTGTACTTCGTCCCGTTGTAATGATCATTCAACTGGGGTTATTCCGAATCGCAGTTACGCCTCTCACCATTTCAGCGATCATGGTACAGAGCACAGCAAACAGGATTCGGACGCCGACGAAATTTCAATCATGGCAAGTGCTGAGATTGCCCAGGATGCTGAAAAAATCTGTAAGTTGCTTACGAAAAACCCTAGTTCTTGCATTGAATCATTGCTTGATGGTGCTTCAATCGAGGTGTCGCCGGCTCTGGTTGTCGAGGTGCTGAAGAAGATGAGCAATGCGGGACTTCTTGCGCTGTCGTTTTTCAGGTGGGCGGAGAAGCAGAAAGGCTTCAAACACACAACGGAAAGCTACAACTCGTTAATCGAATCCCTCGGTAAGATCAAACAGTTCAATGTGATTTGGAATTTGGTGAATGATATGAAACGGAAAGGGATTTTAAGTAGAGAAACATTTGCTTTAATTTCTCGGAGATATGCACGAGCTAGAAAGGTTAAAGAAGCAATCGAGGCATTTGAGAAGATGGAGAAGTTTGGATTCCAACTGGGAATATCAGATTTCAATAGACTAATTGACACCCTGAGCAAATCGAGAAACGTTGGGCATGCACAAGaggtgtttgataaaatgaagCACAGAAGGTTCAAGCCTGATATCAAGTCTTACACAATTCTATTAGAAGGATGGGGTCAGGAGCAGAATTTGTTGAGGTTGAATGAGGTTTATAGGGAGATGAGAGACGATGGGTTCGAACCGGACGTCGTGACGTTCGGTATAGTTATCAATGCACATTGCAAGGCAAAGAAGTATGATGAAGCTATTCAGTTGTTTCACACAATGAAATCTAAGAATGTCAAACCATCACCTCATGTGTTCTGTACCTTAATCAATGGTTTGGGCTCTGAGAAAAGATTGAATGAGGCTCTAGAGTTTTTCAAACAATCAAAGTCGAGTGGCTATGCTCCAGAGGCACCGACTTATAATGCCGTGGTGGGGGCTTACTGCTGGTCGATGAAGATGGCTGATGCATATAGGACGGTTAACGACATGAAAAAACTAGGCATCGGTCCAAATTCGAGGACTTATGACATCATATTACATCATTTGATAAAGGCTGGGAGATCAAAAGAAGCTTATTCTGTTTTCGAGAGAATGAGTAGGGAGCCAGGGTGTGAACCAGCTTTGAGTACATATGAAATCATGGTGAGAATGTTATGCAATAAGGAGCGAGTAGACATGGCGATTCGGATTTGGGATCAAATGAAGGCCAGAGGAGTTCTTCCGGGAATGCATATGTTTTCAACATTGATTAACAGCTTGTGCCACGAGAACAAGTTAGAGTGTGCCTGCAAATACTTTGAAGAGATGCTGGATTTGGGTATTCGGCCGCCAGCAACAATGTTTAGCAATCTGAAACAGGCTCTTCTTGATGAGGGTAGACAGGATACAGCTTTACTTCTGGTAGAGAAACTCGATAGACTAAGAAAGGCACCATTGCACGGTTGA